In Rissa tridactyla isolate bRisTri1 chromosome 8, bRisTri1.patW.cur.20221130, whole genome shotgun sequence, one genomic interval encodes:
- the NHLRC4 gene encoding NHL-repeat-containing protein 4 produces the protein MGMVTQHQVHQLADKAKSLCGDLDNIKNLLHYCQDDLVWRIPNPTGSRYGGVSGIHCSLDGSLYVTAESAPWVHVLSSTGQTLYSLPCQQTGKESSTFLPEDVTVTRTGMVAVADMTNGAIWVFNPHTSLSKGEWIKIRKVGSPRGIGVDSMGKILVTDYAQGQVHSFALDHTFKTLNTHSVPNLQGPRYISPAPNGGFVVSEECGDVKVFTSSRKLLCSLSSKYGHWFGNPAGVCVDVEGSILVADEQRRTVHLFPEHGPPICLVSTGLRKPIGVACSSFGHLFVADAGENCVKVFKYRVRPPYSPTNPGAPCGDPSLTSRRGVGLVPLQPR, from the coding sequence ATGGGCATGGTGACACAGCACCAAGTCCACCAGCTGGCGGACAAAGCCAAAAGCCTGTGTGGAGACCTGGACAACATTAAGAATCTCCTCCACTATTGCCAGGACGACCTGGTCTGGCGGATCCCCAACCCAACCGGCAGCCGCTATGGGGGAGTAAGTGGAATCCATTGCTCCCTGGACGGGTCCCTCTACGTGACAGCCGAGAGTGCTCCCTGGGTCCACGTCCTCAGCAGCACAGGCCAAACGCTGTattccctgccctgccagcaaacGGGGAAGGAAAGCAGCACTTTCTTGCCAGAAGATGTGACTGTGACTCGTACGGGAATGGTGGCTGTAGCTGACATGACGAATGGAGCCATCTGGGTCTTCAACCCTCACACCAGCCTCTCCAAGGGGGAATGGATAAAGATCAGAAAGGTTGGTTCCCCCAGGGGTATTGGAGTAGACTCCATGGGCAAGATCTTGGTAACAGACTATGCACAAGGCCAAGTCCACAGCTTTGCTCTGGATCACACCTTCAAGACACTCAATACCCACTCAGTCCCCAACCTGCAGGGACCTCGCTACATCAGCCCAGCGCCCAACGGAGGCTTTGTGGTAAGCGAGGAGTGTGGAGACGTCAAGGTCTTCACAAGCAGCCGTAagctcctctgctccctcagcaGCAAATACGGACACTGGTTTGGCAACCCAGCTGGGGTCTGCGTTGATGTGGAAGGCAGCATCCTGGTAGCAGATGAGCAGCGCCGCACGGTCCACTTGTTCCCAGAACATGGGCCTCCCATCTGCCTGGTGTCCACAGGGCTGCGGAAGCCCATCGGGGTGGCTTGCTCCTCCTTTGGGCACCTCTTTGTGGCAGACGCAGGGGAGAACTGTGTCAAAGTCTTTAAGTACCGTGTGAGGCCCCCTTACAGCCCCACCAACCCTGGGGCACCATGTGGTGACCCCAGCCTAACATCCAGGAGGGGAGTGGGGCTGGTTCCACTGCAACCCCGCTGA
- the PRR35 gene encoding proline-rich protein 35 has protein sequence MSKNDVGCKLTSVYKHKERKPKKPHYIPRPWGKPYNYKCFQCPFTCMEKSHLYNHMKYSLCKNSLSLLIESDWPYKKGNLLHPELRLLHATETSRLRGRRDEQETCDSSATSGGLVRTKQTSSRDGHEDKPTSGVEILPAEGAGEEGGPFQEEEEDVAGLLREMDAGEKKEKNEETGCQGDPAEPEVNALVFGFKNKRDKPCKEVEPDFIITDVFSLKNHVMKSREMASPDLDAKPKHCKVPKKCLASSGILMEQWKLVSNGQRRNTPEVSPPCTDSNIIPCYPPPAYSDYHEPQGLNLSLLGINYPLNPSLFSYLSPTMANSATTHPHLAQLPFLASTAQLMHPHASHFQPLQSPERSAFLPRFYYPLLFEHTFGSTESKMSSSKPEAQQLVGSVMPTPPQAKAPNEPTKPGLLKVPVLKTSFPWSKGVREEPASELSHPTMLGQEEEEKWLSQEKEGNPSLSLNNLRKKPATDIYQNLVGMKDSAFAPSSVRKTELPVVTCLETSSPPGNSLKRKFTANGLDLIGPERLMPGKLSYQSSASRANPGHIPKALEHWHTEVLAGQPEELERGNDTEVLPSMGAGLDHGLCKQSRPQETSATMTDPEATTVLIGDLSKTLEEYQEVEKKLSDLAKEDNPEQKELRDQLVKIRRELYHIHQALEKATKTHEGPLDLSVKRSSEGLEKVQQTKKEPCNMSLGSEKLHGKDQGALNKCVATGEAGDPEGLPNCLLEAENKTIDLLIKMSHSESLRASSSEAHLGAVIKAEVLPLTMPLELRHVMEPYYSRTTKCEADSSVLLCSDGRSSTTQGPQLPVTTEDGPLGCRAMQRSLSCSLPSETDAVCVHSPLHADP, from the exons ATGTCCAAGAACGACGTGGGCTGCAAGCTGACCTCGGTCTACAAGCACAAGGAGAGGAAGCCGAAAAAACCCCACTACATCCCGAGGCCATGGGGCAAGCCATACAACTACAAATGTTTCCAGTGCCCCTTCACCTGCATGGAGAAGTCCCACCTCTACAACCACATGAAGTACAGCCTGTGCAAGaactccctctccctcctcatcGAGTCTGACTGGCCCTACAAGAAGGGCAATCTGCTCCACCCGGAGCTGCGGCTCCTGCACGCAACTGAGACCTCCCGCCTGCGTGGGCGGCGGGACGAGCAGGAGACCTGTGACTCCTCGGCCACGTCGGGAGGGTTGGTTAGGACCAAGCAGACCTCCAGCAGGGATGGCCACGAGGACAAGCCGACCTCAGGGGTGGAGATCCtgcctgctgaaggagctggtgaAGAAGGTGGCCCAttccaagaggaggaggaggatgttgcTGGCCTGTTGAGGGAGATGGATGcgggggagaagaaagagaaaaatgaagagacagGTTGCCAAGGTGATCCAGCTGAACCAGAAGTGAATGCTTTGGTCTTTGGTTTCAAGAACAAGAGGGACAAGCCTTGCAAGGAGGTAGAGCCCGACTTCATCATCACGGATGTCTTCTCCCTCAAGAACCATGTCATGAAAAGCAGGGAAATGGCCTCCCCAGACCTAGATGCTAAGCCAAAGCATTGCAAAGTGCCAAAGAAATGCCTGGCCAGCAGCGGGATCCTCATGGAGCAGTGGAAGCTGGTGTCAAATGGGCAAAGGAGGAACACACCGGAGGTCTCCCCACCTTGTACCGACAGCAACATCATCCCATGCTACCCCCCTCCAGCCTACAGTGACTACCACGAACCTCAGGGCCTCAACCTCTCACTGCTGGGTATTAACTACCCATTGAACCCCAGCCTATTCTCCTACCTGAGCCCCACCATGGCCAACAGTGCTACGACACACCCGCACTTGGCTCAGCTGCCCTTCCTGGCCTCCACGGCCCAGCTGATGCACCCGCATGCCTCCCACTTCCAGCCTCTGCAGAGCCCCGAGCGCTCAGCCTTCCTTCCCCGCTTCTACTACCCCTTGCTCTTTGAGCACACCTTTGGCTCCACTGAAAGCAAGATGTCCTCCAGCAAGCCAGAAGCCCAGCAGCTGGTGGGCTCTGTCATGCCCACACCGCCCCAAGCCAAGGCCCCCAATGAGCCAACTAAACCAGGGCTGCTGAAGGTACCAGTTCTGAAGACAAGTTTTCCTTGGTCCAAAGGGGTGAGAGAGGAGCCAGCCTCTGAGCTCAGCCACCCCACCATGCTggggcaggaagaagaggagaaatggtTGTCTCAAGAGAAGGAGGGCAACCCATCTTTGAGCCTCAACAACCTACGCAAAAAGCCAGCCACTGACATCTACCAAAATCTGGTGGGGATGAAGGACAGCGCTTTTGCCCCCAGCAGCGTCCGGAAGACAGAGTTACCCGTGGTGACCTGTCTGGAGACCAGCAGCCCTCCAGGCAACTCCCTGAAGAGGAAGTTCACTGCCAACGGTCTGGATTTGATAGGACCCGAAAGGCTGATGCCTGGAAAACTCAGCTACCAGAGCAG TGCTTCAAGAGCCAACCCTGGACACATCCCCAAAGCCTTGGAGCACTGGCACACGGAGGTCCTCGCAGGCCAGCCTGAAGAACTGGAGAGGGGCAATGACACTGAAGTTCTTCCCTCAATGGGTGCTGGCCTGGACCATGGCCTCTGCAAGCAGAGCAGACCCCAAGAGACTTCTGCCACCATGACAGACCCTGAAGCCACAACCGTGCTAATCGGGGACCTGTCCAAAACCTTAGAGGAGTACCAAGAGGTGGAGAAGAAACTGTCTGATCTGGCAAAGGAGGACAACCCTGAGCAAAAAGAGCTGAGGGACCAGCTGGTCAAAATCCGAAGGGAGCTCTACCACATTCACCAGGCACTGGAGAAAGCCACCAAAACCCACGAGGGCCCTCTGGATCTCTCAGTGAAGAGGTCTTCTGAAGGTCTGGAGAAGGTCCAGCAGACCAAGAAGGAGCCCTGCAACATGAGCCTGGGCAGTGAGAAGCTCCACGGCAAAGACCAAGGGGCCCTTAACAAATGTGTGGCCACTGGGGAGGCAGGAGACCCAGAGGGGCTGCCAAACTGCCTCCTCGAGGCTGAGAACAAAACCATTGACCTGCTGATCAAGATGAGCCACTCTGAGAGCCTCCGGGCGTCCTCCTCCGAGGCCCACCTGGGTGCTGTGATCAAGGCTGAGGTCCTGCCGCTCACCATGCCTCTGGAGCTCCGGcacgtgatggagccctactACAGCCGTACCACCAAGTGCGAGGCAGACTCCAGTGTCCTGCTGTGCTCCGACGGCAGATCCAGCACCACCCAGGGCCCTCAGCTCCCGGTCACCACCGAGGATGGGCCCCTGGGCTGCCGGGCCATGCAGCGCTCCTTGTCCTGCAGCCTTCCCAGCGAGACAGACGCAGTGTGTGTCCACAGCCCTCTGCATGCCGACCCCTAA